The window TCACCCCTTAAATGAAACTAAATCTGAAGTTCCACAGGCATCTTTTCTCTTATTATCTTTATAGCCTCACTTATATTCACCGTGGCAAATACCTCAGTATAATCTTTAACAATCTTCGATAGTCAGAACCTTTCCTTTATCAAAAAAGACCTTAAACTCATCGATAAGATGTCTTCCAATCAGACATCCATTTCCAAGGCAAAGTATAACCGCTGGTCTTGGCTTTGTTTCTCCATTTACCTTAATACCTCCATAGTAAGCAGGACTTTCGTATTCTCTACCATCGGCTAAGCTTATTGACTCTGAGAAATCTGGTTTTCCCAATTCATCTCTGAATCTTAAAGGTACAATTAGCCGAACCCGTTTTTTGGGGATAGAAGCTTCTGAACCAGGCAAAAGTCTTCTTTCATCGTCATAAAAACCAGTATCTATATAAGCATCTATATCATAGACTCTTGGTTGATTTCGAGCAGTAAACCTGAGCTTTAAATAAGGATAATATGGATAACTATATCTTATGTTCATACCCTCCTCCTATTCGAATAATAGTCTCGTAACCAATTCTTCTTAAGAAAAACCCTCCTTTACCAAATTTTTCTAATGCCTTTTCTATAACTTCTGCCTCATCCTCTCCTACAATAGGTTCTTCCTTTTCATTGTAGCTCAAGGCAACAAATTTACCTACATCTTTCTCCTCGAGTTTCTCTTTATGCACTGCATAAACCTCATCTCTCTTTTCCTTTTTCATCTTAACTTCCAATTCACGATGTAACTCTAACCCTCTCTCAACAACCTCATTTAACTGTTCTCCCTTAATTGGCTTAATAAGGTAATCATAAACCCTATTTTTCTTTGCCTCCTCATAAGACTCTATACTTCCATATCCAGTGATTACTATGGGTACTGTTGTAGAAGAGAGTTTATTTATCTCCTGTAAAAGGTCTAATCCAGCCCTTTCATCTTCCATCACTATATCCACCAAAGCCAGGTCATATCGAGTCTTCTTTATTTCTTTTAATCCACTTCTTCCATCTTTCGCTAAACCAACCGTATACCCTCTTTGGGTTAGAAATTTATTCAAATGCTTCCTTGTCTTTTCTTCATCATCAACCACTAAGATTCTATTCCCATTAATCATTCCTTTGCCTCCTTTCCTTTTAATTTAATCTTAAATGTTGTTCCTTTTCCTACCTCACTCTTAACTTCTATGGAACCATTATGTTCCCTGATTATTCTCTCTACCACTACCAATCCTATGCCAAATCCTTCTGCCTTTGTCGTATAGAATGGGTTAAATATCTCTCTTATTCTTTCTTCAGGAATTCCAACTCCAGTATCTTCAATGATAATTATAGGGATATTGTCTGTATCAGTTTTTGTAGTGATTGTTAATTTCCCTCCTTTTGACATTGCCTCCTGGGCATTCAGGATAAGATTTAAAAATACTTCTTTCATCTGGTCAATATTAATCAGAAGTAGAGGTATCTTATGGTCAAACTTTCTAACTATCTTTATATTTCTAAACTTAGCTGTGCCTTCTACAATGGCTATAGTTTTATCTAATAAAATGTTTAAATCATCTTTCTTTATACATGGTTCTTTCGAAGGTCGCGAGAACTCAAGAAAATTATTGATAATGCTA of the bacterium genome contains:
- a CDS encoding response regulator, which translates into the protein MINGNRILVVDDEEKTRKHLNKFLTQRGYTVGLAKDGRSGLKEIKKTRYDLALVDIVMEDERAGLDLLQEINKLSSTTVPIVITGYGSIESYEEAKKNRVYDYLIKPIKGEQLNEVVERGLELHRELEVKMKKEKRDEVYAVHKEKLEEKDVGKFVALSYNEKEEPIVGEDEAEVIEKALEKFGKGGFFLRRIGYETIIRIGGGYEHKI